A region of Alosa alosa isolate M-15738 ecotype Scorff River chromosome 17, AALO_Geno_1.1, whole genome shotgun sequence DNA encodes the following proteins:
- the atp6v1e1b gene encoding V-type proton ATPase subunit E 1: MALSDADVQKQIKHMMAFIEQEANEKAEEIDAKAEEEFNIEKGRLVQTQRLKIMEYYEKKEKQIEQQKKIQMSNLMNQARLKVLKARDDMISDLLNEARQRLGNVAKDPARYPALMEGLLLQGFYQLLEPKVTIRCRKQDVAMVQAAVQKNIPIYKNAVKNNIEVRIDQDHFLSPEISGGIEIYNADGKIKVSNTLDSRLDLMAQQMMPEIRVSLFGPNQNRKFMD; encoded by the exons GGCCAATGAAAAGGCGGAGGAAATTGATGCCAAG GCCGAGGAAGAGTTCAACATCGAGAAGGGACGTCTGGTCCAAACGCAGCGCCTAAAGATCATGGAATACTATGAGAAGAAGGAGAAGCAGATCGAGCAACAGAAGAAAAT TCAGATGTCCAACCTGATGAATCAGGCCCGCCTCAAGGTCCTGAAGGCTCGGGATGACATGATCTCA gacttACTGAATGAGGCTCGTCAACGACTTGGTAATGTGGCAAAAGACCCTGCCAGGTACCCAGCCCTGATGGAGGGACTTTTGCTCCAG GGCTTCTACCAGCTACTCGAGCCCAAAGTGACCATCCGGTGCCGTAAGCAAGATGTGGCTATGGTACAG GCTGCTGTGCAGAAAAACATCCCCATCTACAAAAATGCGGTGAAGAACAACATTGAGGTCCGCATTGATCAGGATCACTTCCTCTCTCCGGAAAT CTCTGGAGGTATTGAAATCTACAATGCAGATGGGAAAATCAAAGTCTCCAACACCCTGGACAGCAGGCTTGATCTTATGGCCCAGCAG ATGATGCCTGAGATCAGGGTGTCGCTCTTTGGCCCCAACCAGAACCGGAAGTTCATGGATTAA